Proteins encoded within one genomic window of Granulicella pectinivorans:
- a CDS encoding YheT family hydrolase, which yields MKPAFTPRPFTPRRWLTNGHLQTIVGNFLPRTDKLPPAEAVYVVVSPGADTQIASQVLCHCHWQPEAVRAERLTVILLHGLEGSSNSQYVVGNANKLFAAGMNVVRMNMRNCGGTERLSPTLYHSGLSGDVRAVMNLFLVRERLERVALVGYSMGGNLVLKLAGELGNEAPPQLRAVVGVSPAVDLGPSADLLHAPVNRLYERRFLKALRRRFRMKAMLFPRVFDPSKADALDSLRDFDDRITALYSGFQSADDYYYRAAAARVLDRIAVPTLILHACDDPFVVITDESRAKLAANACITLLEPAHGGHCAFLATPDPTRNDDGYWAETTLLAFLRSAAG from the coding sequence ATGAAGCCAGCCTTCACGCCGAGGCCGTTTACGCCTCGCCGCTGGCTCACGAACGGCCACCTCCAAACGATTGTCGGCAATTTCCTGCCGCGTACGGACAAGTTGCCGCCGGCGGAGGCTGTGTACGTTGTCGTCTCCCCGGGTGCCGACACGCAAATCGCCAGCCAGGTGCTCTGCCACTGCCACTGGCAGCCGGAGGCTGTGCGCGCGGAGCGGCTGACGGTCATCCTGTTGCATGGTCTTGAGGGCTCGTCGAACTCGCAATACGTTGTCGGCAACGCGAACAAGCTCTTCGCCGCGGGGATGAACGTCGTCCGGATGAATATGCGGAACTGCGGCGGCACCGAGCGCCTCTCGCCCACGCTGTATCACTCCGGTCTGTCGGGCGATGTGCGCGCCGTCATGAACCTTTTCCTTGTCCGCGAGCGCCTCGAACGCGTGGCGCTCGTCGGCTACTCCATGGGTGGGAATCTGGTGCTCAAGCTGGCTGGGGAGCTCGGCAACGAGGCACCGCCGCAGCTTCGCGCCGTCGTCGGCGTCTCCCCTGCAGTCGATCTCGGGCCGTCCGCGGACCTTCTGCACGCGCCGGTCAACCGTCTGTACGAGCGGCGCTTTCTCAAGGCTCTTCGGCGGCGTTTCCGGATGAAGGCCATGCTCTTCCCGCGCGTCTTCGACCCGTCGAAGGCTGACGCGCTCGACTCGCTGCGCGACTTCGACGATCGCATCACGGCGCTCTACTCCGGCTTCCAAAGCGCGGACGACTACTACTACCGTGCCGCTGCTGCGCGCGTCCTCGACCGCATCGCGGTGCCCACGCTCATTCTCCATGCGTGCGACGATCCGTTCGTGGTCATCACGGACGAGTCCCGCGCCAAGCTGGCCGCGAACGCCTGCATCACGCTCCTGGAACCCGCCCACGGAGGCCACTGCGCCTTCCTCGCCACACCCGATCCCACGCGCAACGACGACGGTTACTGGGCCGAGACAACCCTGCTCGCCTTTCTGCGGAGCGCGGCAGGGTAG
- a CDS encoding ThuA domain-containing protein encodes MKKFVLTLAAGFLFASPAWAAQKIHVLILDGESAASYHKWAAETPVLKKELDEAGLFDVDILTAPPAGGDFSQFHPDWSKYGVIVLNYDAPDERWSPQIKESFEKYMNAGGGLVTVHAADNAFPKWKAYNDMIGVGGWRGRTEEAGPHWIWKDGNLTEDEKPGRAGVHGNRIPFLVTARNTTHPIMRGLPATWMHQGDELYANLRGPGKMTVLATAYSDPRNHGTGDDEPMVMVSQFGKGRVVHTTWGHDVFALSSTDAVVIFKRSVEWAATGKVTQPVPPTFPTANTVTFRADLAAMDPNADKGVNGFDLTPPVRPARPAPEPPAAR; translated from the coding sequence ATGAAGAAGTTCGTACTCACACTCGCAGCCGGATTCTTGTTCGCATCGCCCGCGTGGGCCGCGCAAAAGATCCATGTCCTCATCCTCGATGGCGAGAGCGCCGCCTCCTACCATAAGTGGGCCGCCGAGACGCCCGTCCTCAAGAAGGAGCTCGACGAGGCCGGTCTCTTCGACGTCGATATCCTCACCGCGCCTCCCGCGGGCGGCGACTTCAGCCAGTTTCACCCCGACTGGAGCAAGTACGGCGTCATCGTCCTCAACTACGATGCCCCCGACGAACGCTGGTCTCCGCAGATCAAAGAATCGTTTGAGAAGTACATGAACGCCGGCGGAGGACTCGTCACCGTCCACGCCGCCGACAACGCCTTTCCCAAATGGAAGGCCTATAACGACATGATCGGTGTCGGCGGATGGCGCGGACGCACCGAGGAAGCCGGCCCCCACTGGATCTGGAAGGACGGCAACCTTACCGAGGACGAGAAGCCCGGACGAGCCGGTGTCCACGGAAACCGCATTCCCTTCCTCGTCACCGCACGCAACACCACCCACCCCATCATGCGCGGCCTTCCCGCAACGTGGATGCACCAGGGCGACGAGCTCTACGCCAACCTCCGCGGCCCCGGCAAGATGACCGTCCTCGCCACCGCCTACTCCGACCCCAGGAACCACGGCACCGGAGACGATGAGCCCATGGTCATGGTCTCGCAGTTCGGCAAGGGACGCGTCGTCCACACCACATGGGGACACGACGTCTTCGCGCTCAGCTCAACCGATGCCGTCGTCATCTTCAAGCGCAGCGTCGAGTGGGCCGCGACCGGCAAGGTCACCCAACCCGTTCCCCCAACCTTCCCCACCGCAAACACGGTCACCTTCCGCGCGGACCTCGCCGCCATGGATCCCAACGCCGACAAGGGCGTCAACGGCTTCGACCTCACACCCCCCGTGCGTCCGGCGCGCCCTGCTCCGGAGCCGCCCGCCGCCAGGTAA
- a CDS encoding carboxypeptidase-like regulatory domain-containing protein has protein sequence MKHLFLTAIVMACASTSVVYAQAVDSQQISGTVTDPTGAAVVGATITVTNAATGLSRTVQSNGDGFYVVLNLPVGTYTITTTMQGFKKAVTNGVAVDVGAKPAVMVQLAVGQVGESIEVKADSLTIQTTTAEIGGLVTSTEATQIQLNGRNYVQLLTLQPGVSQTVASGFAIFGTYGVNGNSQSVNGIRTDSANFFIDGVDNKDNGGGGNNFVNISPDSLQQFRNVASSYDASYGGTSGATVSVAIKSGGRDFHGSAYEYLRNDAVQGYPFRPLSATQTPVKAPLRYNDFGYTIGGPVWIPGLFNDSREKLFFFAAQEYKRLRTSTVTNITVPTPAAIATAIAGGSTATGRALAATVLTDPSGNYRYLSLGNNNQSEYLVKVDYNLNEKNQISGHFVHDNVLNVGNPTNFVIYDRTIPGLTSSLQWTHTFNAKTVNIATGSYSGNIINEGGNIRANSQFTGAKILRSDFGLTYATLYNASPIIPQITITNYSNPGVTPRQFDNSQRIYALKDDFSRILGNHSVKIGAYFWRARKNQTAPPQLNGAFTFTSLSNLVNGNFASYTEGSNTPQVQARFSQFETYVQDDWTVNRRLTANIGLRWQFMPPIASWPGNTAFFDPNYYDPTKAATINPTTGLITSAPAPYNGLILPGNGFSDKAKQVVAPAVYNNPQVQALFHGLPAGIINNTYNTFAPRVGFAYDVTGKQETVVHAGYGMSYERVEGNYIYGAASQLPFVAVASLASAGNADNLGSIGINSSAPNNISNSAARNLAPPRIHNYSIGVQQKAFSNTSLELNYVGSRSTNLTWLKDLNQGAAGTEAANPGIARNALRPYKGYGEILQYTNGAHSNYNSLQARMQTRFKSGGLVTLSYTWSQSLTYGSAYNYQPQDSTNLAGDYGPASFNQPKIFVASYVYPIPFWQHEHEWYKQALGGWQVSGLTRIANGLPINVIQASGQSVAGNLVTTASVAQRPNLVGPRYVHNGNGKQYLDPNAFATPAAGTYGNLHYDDTKGPLFNNWDAALQKNFKVAEKVGVEFRAEMFNVPNHLSPFTVNSTLGASTFGQVATATDARTMEFVLRLNF, from the coding sequence ATGAAACACCTATTTTTGACCGCCATCGTCATGGCATGCGCTTCCACCTCTGTCGTCTATGCCCAGGCAGTAGACAGCCAACAAATCAGCGGAACGGTCACCGATCCCACAGGAGCCGCGGTCGTCGGCGCAACAATCACCGTCACCAACGCCGCCACCGGCCTCAGCCGCACCGTGCAGAGCAATGGGGACGGCTTCTACGTCGTGCTGAACCTGCCCGTCGGAACCTACACCATCACCACCACCATGCAGGGCTTCAAGAAGGCCGTGACCAATGGCGTCGCCGTCGACGTCGGAGCAAAACCCGCCGTCATGGTCCAGTTGGCGGTCGGACAGGTGGGCGAATCCATTGAAGTCAAGGCCGATTCGCTCACCATCCAGACCACCACCGCCGAGATCGGCGGCCTCGTCACCAGCACGGAAGCCACCCAGATCCAGTTGAATGGCCGCAACTACGTCCAGTTGTTGACCCTCCAGCCGGGTGTCTCGCAGACCGTGGCCAGCGGCTTCGCCATCTTCGGCACCTACGGCGTCAACGGAAACTCACAGTCCGTCAACGGCATCCGCACCGACTCCGCGAACTTCTTCATCGACGGCGTGGACAACAAGGACAACGGCGGCGGCGGTAACAACTTCGTCAATATCTCGCCCGACTCCCTGCAGCAGTTCCGCAACGTCGCCTCCAGCTACGATGCCAGCTACGGCGGCACCTCCGGCGCAACCGTCTCGGTGGCCATCAAGAGCGGCGGCCGCGACTTCCACGGCAGCGCCTATGAGTACCTCCGCAACGACGCCGTGCAGGGCTACCCCTTCCGTCCGCTCAGCGCCACCCAGACGCCCGTCAAGGCGCCGCTGCGTTACAACGACTTCGGCTACACCATCGGTGGTCCCGTCTGGATCCCCGGCCTCTTCAACGACAGCCGCGAGAAGCTCTTCTTCTTCGCCGCCCAGGAGTACAAGCGCCTGCGCACCTCCACGGTGACGAACATCACCGTCCCCACGCCGGCGGCCATCGCGACCGCCATCGCCGGAGGCTCCACCGCAACCGGCCGCGCCCTCGCCGCAACCGTCCTCACCGACCCCAGCGGCAACTACCGCTATCTCAGCCTCGGCAACAACAACCAGTCCGAGTACCTGGTCAAGGTCGACTACAACCTGAACGAGAAGAACCAGATCAGCGGTCACTTCGTGCACGACAACGTGCTGAACGTCGGCAATCCAACCAACTTCGTCATCTATGACCGCACCATCCCCGGCCTGACCTCCTCGCTGCAGTGGACTCACACCTTCAACGCGAAGACAGTGAACATTGCGACTGGCTCCTACTCCGGAAACATCATCAACGAGGGTGGAAACATCCGTGCGAACTCGCAGTTCACCGGTGCCAAGATCCTCCGTTCCGACTTCGGACTCACCTATGCGACGCTCTACAACGCCTCGCCCATCATCCCCCAGATCACCATCACCAACTACAGCAACCCCGGCGTCACTCCGCGGCAGTTCGATAACTCCCAGCGCATCTACGCGCTGAAGGACGACTTCTCCCGCATCCTCGGCAACCACTCCGTCAAGATCGGCGCCTACTTCTGGCGCGCTCGCAAGAACCAGACGGCGCCCCCGCAGTTGAACGGTGCCTTTACCTTCACCAGCCTGTCCAATCTCGTCAATGGCAACTTCGCCAGCTACACCGAGGGAAGCAACACGCCCCAGGTCCAGGCGCGCTTCTCACAGTTCGAGACCTACGTGCAGGACGACTGGACCGTGAACCGCCGTCTGACCGCGAACATCGGTCTACGCTGGCAGTTCATGCCGCCCATCGCAAGCTGGCCCGGTAACACCGCCTTCTTCGACCCGAACTACTACGATCCGACCAAGGCCGCGACCATCAACCCCACAACCGGTCTCATTACCTCGGCGCCCGCTCCCTACAACGGCCTCATCCTGCCGGGCAACGGCTTCTCCGACAAGGCCAAGCAGGTCGTCGCGCCTGCGGTCTACAACAATCCCCAGGTCCAGGCGCTCTTCCACGGTCTGCCCGCCGGCATCATCAACAACACCTACAACACCTTCGCACCGCGCGTTGGATTCGCCTACGACGTAACCGGCAAGCAGGAGACCGTGGTTCACGCCGGGTACGGCATGTCCTACGAGCGCGTCGAAGGAAACTACATCTACGGCGCAGCCTCCCAGTTGCCCTTCGTCGCCGTCGCTTCGCTGGCCAGCGCGGGCAATGCGGATAACCTCGGCAGCATCGGCATCAACAGCTCCGCGCCGAACAACATCAGCAACTCGGCCGCCCGCAACCTGGCCCCGCCACGCATTCACAACTACAGCATCGGCGTCCAGCAGAAGGCCTTCAGCAACACCTCGCTGGAGCTGAACTACGTCGGCTCGCGTTCCACGAACCTCACCTGGCTCAAGGACCTCAACCAGGGAGCAGCCGGCACCGAAGCCGCAAACCCCGGGATCGCACGCAATGCTCTCCGGCCCTACAAGGGATACGGCGAGATCCTGCAGTACACCAACGGTGCGCACTCCAATTACAACTCGCTCCAGGCGCGCATGCAGACCCGCTTCAAGAGCGGTGGTCTCGTCACCCTCTCCTACACCTGGTCGCAGTCGCTCACCTACGGTTCCGCCTACAACTACCAGCCGCAGGACAGCACCAACCTTGCCGGCGACTATGGTCCGGCCAGCTTCAACCAGCCCAAGATCTTCGTCGCCAGCTACGTCTATCCCATCCCGTTCTGGCAGCATGAGCACGAGTGGTACAAGCAGGCTCTAGGCGGCTGGCAGGTCTCAGGCCTCACCCGCATCGCCAACGGTCTGCCCATCAACGTCATCCAGGCCTCCGGACAGTCGGTCGCCGGCAACCTGGTCACCACCGCCAGCGTCGCCCAGCGTCCCAACCTGGTCGGCCCCCGCTATGTCCATAACGGCAACGGCAAGCAGTACCTCGACCCCAACGCCTTCGCAACACCGGCGGCGGGAACCTACGGCAATCTCCACTACGACGACACCAAGGGACCTCTGTTCAACAACTGGGATGCCGCTCTCCAGAAGAACTTCAAGGTCGCTGAAAAAGTTGGTGTAGAGTTCCGCGCGGAGATGTTCAACGTCCCCAATCACCTCTCGCCCTTCACCGTGAACTCGACGCTTGGCGCAAGCACCTTCGGTCAGGTAGCGACCGCAACCGATGCCCGCACCATGGAGTTCGTCCTGCGCCTCAACTTCTAA
- a CDS encoding DUF72 domain-containing protein — translation MSDAPSKVLAGTSGWAYPTWKPGFYPAGTSAKKFLGFYASQLNSVEVNYTFRTLPTGAMLDGWLAATPSDFRFSFKAPQGITHFKRLRDCAAAVDEFLIALEPVREAGKLGLLFFQLPPNFKADAERLASFLSMPSLAGRQLVFEFRHESWFTDATYQVLAASHAALCVAESDDLATPEVHPAPGLACFRLRRTGGYTPEELKAFATRFRDLAKTREVYAYFRHEDEPTGPLNAASLLQTLGARG, via the coding sequence ATGAGTGACGCGCCCTCAAAGGTTCTGGCCGGCACCTCCGGCTGGGCCTATCCCACGTGGAAACCGGGGTTTTACCCGGCCGGTACCTCCGCGAAGAAGTTTCTCGGGTTCTATGCCTCCCAGTTGAACTCGGTTGAGGTGAACTACACCTTCCGCACGCTGCCCACGGGTGCGATGCTCGACGGCTGGCTTGCGGCGACGCCCAGCGATTTCCGCTTCAGCTTCAAGGCGCCGCAAGGCATTACGCACTTCAAGCGACTGCGCGACTGTGCCGCAGCCGTGGACGAGTTTCTGATCGCGCTCGAGCCGGTGCGCGAAGCCGGCAAACTAGGCCTGCTCTTCTTCCAGCTTCCACCCAACTTCAAAGCCGATGCTGAACGTCTTGCGTCTTTCCTCAGCATGCCCTCCCTTGCCGGGAGGCAGCTTGTGTTTGAGTTTCGGCACGAGTCCTGGTTTACCGATGCGACCTATCAGGTGCTCGCGGCGAGCCATGCAGCCCTGTGTGTCGCGGAGTCCGATGACCTCGCTACGCCCGAGGTTCATCCCGCGCCGGGGCTTGCGTGCTTTCGTCTGCGCCGCACCGGAGGCTACACCCCCGAGGAGCTCAAAGCCTTCGCCACGCGCTTCCGGGACCTTGCCAAAACGCGTGAGGTCTACGCCTACTTCCGCCATGAAGACGAGCCAACCGGCCCGCTGAATGCGGCCTCGCTCCTGCAGACGCTCGGGGCCCGCGGATGA
- a CDS encoding DUF4112 domain-containing protein: MIPAVKPEILSPRMKRAGGLASDENLDFLSHLLDDYFKIPGTTIRFGLDGIIGFIPGFGDIAGGVASCIIIIAAWLRGVSYVTITRMVVNVGIEAAVGAVPVLGNLFDIGWKANRRNYALLTGSLQEPVRQKQKSWLFLAVLCVTLALLLILPVLALGWILLHLGQAIGADLHRISW; encoded by the coding sequence ATGATTCCTGCAGTGAAACCCGAGATTCTCTCTCCGCGCATGAAGCGGGCGGGAGGTCTGGCGAGCGACGAAAACCTGGATTTCCTGTCGCATCTGTTGGACGACTACTTCAAAATCCCGGGGACGACGATCCGGTTCGGGCTCGACGGCATCATTGGCTTTATCCCCGGTTTTGGCGATATCGCCGGGGGTGTCGCCTCCTGCATCATCATCATCGCGGCCTGGCTGCGCGGCGTTTCCTACGTGACGATCACGCGGATGGTCGTGAACGTGGGCATTGAAGCCGCCGTTGGGGCCGTGCCCGTGCTGGGAAACCTCTTCGACATCGGCTGGAAGGCCAACCGCAGAAACTACGCCCTCCTGACAGGAAGCCTGCAGGAGCCGGTACGGCAGAAGCAGAAGAGCTGGCTCTTTCTCGCCGTGCTCTGCGTCACCCTGGCGCTTTTGCTGATTCTGCCCGTTCTCGCGCTCGGCTGGATTCTGCTGCATCTTGGACAAGCGATTGGTGCCGATCTGCATCGGATAAGCTGGTAG